Proteins co-encoded in one Metabacillus sp. KUDC1714 genomic window:
- a CDS encoding GNAT family N-acetyltransferase, giving the protein MFRKELYLFNDGIPVKTVFRQYTQTDFEQLLLIQKESFPPPFPSELWWNTDQLQNHVNFFPEGAICAEIDGRIIGSMTGLIVQFDHNVHQYHSWEDATDNGYITNHLPSGNSLYVVDICVAPSYRKLGVGKWLMQSMYKIVISLNLERLIGGGRVPGYHKVSKDHSINEYVDAILTGKLKDPVMSFLLHCGRTPVCPVENYLEDEDSCHYGMLMEWKNPFT; this is encoded by the coding sequence ATGTTTCGGAAAGAACTTTATTTATTTAATGATGGAATACCTGTTAAGACTGTTTTTCGTCAATATACACAAACTGATTTTGAACAGTTGCTTTTGATTCAAAAAGAAAGCTTTCCACCTCCATTTCCTTCAGAGTTATGGTGGAATACAGACCAGTTACAAAATCATGTGAACTTTTTTCCTGAAGGGGCCATCTGCGCTGAAATTGACGGTAGGATTATTGGTTCCATGACAGGATTGATTGTTCAATTTGATCATAATGTTCATCAATATCATTCGTGGGAAGATGCCACAGATAATGGGTATATAACTAATCATCTTCCTTCAGGCAATTCTTTGTATGTTGTTGATATTTGTGTTGCACCTTCTTACCGGAAATTAGGTGTGGGTAAGTGGTTAATGCAATCGATGTATAAAATTGTTATCTCGTTAAATTTGGAACGATTGATAGGAGGTGGAAGGGTACCAGGCTATCATAAGGTTAGTAAAGATCACTCGATTAATGAGTATGTGGACGCAATATTAACTGGGAAGTTAAAAGATCCTGTTATGTCTTTCTTATTACATTGTGGTAGAACACCGGTTTGTCCTGTGGAAAATTATTTGGAGGACGAGGACTCTTGTCATTATGGTATGTTGATGGAATGGAAAAATCCGTTTACATAG
- a CDS encoding SDR family oxidoreductase, which produces MNLGFQGKNALVIASSQGLGKAIAQKLAAQGVNVMISSRDQEKLKAVKKELELSSKGKIEFYSCNIKSPNEIKLLIETTVDAFGSIDFLVNNAGGPPAGTFEEMTDDDWQHAFELNLLSYIRIMREILPHMKNNGGKIVNIASSSVKEPIPGLILSNTFRTGIVGLTKTLASEFAPYNILINTVAPGRIATERVAFLDADAADRQGMTKEEIEEKMKKTIPLGRYGEPNEFANYVSFLLSDANSYMTGQTLLIDGGMLKSI; this is translated from the coding sequence ATGAATCTAGGTTTTCAAGGAAAAAACGCACTTGTTATTGCATCAAGCCAAGGATTAGGAAAAGCAATTGCTCAAAAGCTTGCTGCACAAGGTGTTAATGTCATGATATCCAGTCGTGATCAGGAAAAATTAAAAGCTGTAAAAAAAGAACTAGAGCTTTCTAGTAAAGGGAAAATTGAATTTTATTCGTGTAATATAAAAAGTCCAAATGAAATTAAACTACTCATCGAAACAACGGTAGACGCATTCGGTTCAATTGATTTCCTTGTTAATAATGCAGGAGGACCACCAGCTGGAACATTTGAAGAAATGACAGATGATGATTGGCAACATGCTTTTGAATTAAATCTATTAAGCTATATTAGAATTATGAGAGAAATTTTACCACATATGAAGAACAACGGTGGGAAAATTGTCAATATAGCCTCATCCTCAGTAAAAGAACCGATTCCAGGATTGATCCTGTCCAATACTTTTCGAACAGGAATTGTTGGCTTAACAAAAACACTAGCAAGCGAGTTTGCACCATATAATATCTTAATTAACACGGTTGCACCAGGTAGGATTGCTACAGAACGAGTAGCGTTTTTAGATGCCGATGCAGCAGATAGGCAAGGAATGACAAAAGAAGAAATCGAAGAAAAGATGAAGAAGACGATACCGTTAGGACGATATGGAGAGCCAAACGAATTTGCGAATTATGTAAGCTTTCTATTATCTGATGCAAATAGTTATATGACAGGACAAACCTTATTAATTGATGGTGGTATGTTGAAGTCCATATAA
- a CDS encoding NAD(P)-dependent oxidoreductase: MKPTVGFIGLGVMGNSMANHILKAGYPLTVYTRTKEKAEELLKVGARWKDSVNELSKASDIIITMIGYPKDVEEVYLGQNGILQAAKPNTYVIDMTTSQPTLAKKIYEQARERKVYSLDAPVSGGDIGAREARLAIMVGGDKAAFETCLPLFEVMGKNIVYQGEAGSGQHTKMCNQIAIASGMIGVCEAIAYAKKSGLDATNVLKSISTGAAGSWSLSNLAPRMLADDFEPGFFVKHFIKDMGIALEESNNMNVNTPGLELAHTLYEQLAKSGEENSGTQALLKLWKTE, from the coding sequence ATGAAACCAACAGTTGGATTTATTGGCCTAGGGGTTATGGGGAATAGTATGGCAAATCATATCTTAAAAGCAGGTTACCCTTTAACTGTCTATACAAGGACGAAAGAAAAAGCGGAAGAACTTCTCAAAGTAGGAGCAAGATGGAAGGATTCGGTAAATGAACTTTCTAAAGCTAGTGATATCATTATTACAATGATTGGCTACCCAAAGGATGTAGAAGAAGTTTATTTAGGTCAAAATGGAATTTTACAAGCTGCAAAACCAAATACATATGTAATTGATATGACGACATCACAACCAACATTAGCTAAAAAAATTTATGAACAAGCTAGAGAAAGGAAAGTATATTCACTTGATGCTCCAGTTTCAGGAGGAGATATTGGTGCAAGAGAAGCAAGACTAGCAATTATGGTTGGTGGTGATAAAGCAGCTTTTGAAACATGTTTACCATTGTTTGAAGTAATGGGAAAAAATATTGTTTATCAAGGAGAAGCGGGTTCAGGTCAGCACACAAAAATGTGTAATCAAATTGCAATCGCCTCTGGTATGATAGGTGTTTGTGAAGCGATCGCTTATGCAAAAAAATCAGGCTTAGATGCAACCAATGTACTAAAGAGTATCTCAACTGGTGCTGCAGGAAGTTGGTCACTTAGTAATTTAGCGCCTAGGATGCTTGCAGATGATTTCGAACCAGGATTTTTTGTTAAGCATTTTATAAAGGATATGGGGATTGCTTTAGAAGAATCTAATAACATGAATGTAAACACACCAGGATTAGAGCTTGCACATACGCTTTATGAACAGCTTGCTAAGTCAGGTGAAGAGAACAGTGGAACACAAGCATTACTAAAGCTATGGAAGACCGAATAA
- a CDS encoding peptidoglycan D,D-transpeptidase FtsI family protein: MTEQGANASEHRKLKKSRYVRINVFFFLVFLLFVALIVRLGVVQIVQGEEFSKEVARTESDYASLPAPRGKMYDRYNRVVVDNESVPAITYTVDKTTKAEDKIETAKKLAEYINYETEFLDEELKDRDIKDYWLASHPEEAKNLLSKKELELKPSETYKLQVDRVPEVEVAAIKGNNKEKELAYIYTRFSSGYQYEPQVVKSLNLTDKEVSLVAEHLEVLPGVDVITDWGRSYPYESLQTIFGGISSPEQGILQSREDYYTARGYARNERVGTSYLEYQYEDYLNPQKAKVEYVSDKSGSIVSEEVVDEGQRGYDLKLSFDMELQMKVEEIVEDELRKASSSHFLMDRAFVVMMDPYQGDVLAMVGKQLNDKNRSGEMLDFAYGAFATQYEAGSTVKGATVLAGYQFGMPIGKTYYDTPLYFKGNPKPIGSYKPLGLMSDLSALKLSSNVYMFYVAMLIADVTYVKHGPIDVSAADFQRLRNYFAQFGLGVHTGIDLPQESSGLQSVPDTAGKLLNIAIGQFDTYTPLQLAQYVSVIANGGSRVQPRIVTSIHAPVEEAELGPIVVDKVPKVLNKVNNTKEEIERVQQGFKLVVTSGTASRYIDYDVAGKTGTSQTNYYGPKRQYWGKETNNLNFVGYYPSENPQVAFSVVVPWASNDSDAVNKHIANRIVKAYIDLQKKYVTTTEIDMEESTKEED, encoded by the coding sequence ATGACAGAACAAGGCGCAAATGCATCTGAGCATCGTAAACTAAAAAAATCAAGATATGTTAGGATAAATGTATTCTTTTTCCTTGTCTTCTTACTGTTCGTTGCACTTATCGTTCGTTTAGGTGTCGTTCAAATTGTACAAGGTGAAGAATTTTCTAAGGAAGTAGCAAGAACTGAATCAGATTATGCAAGTTTACCAGCTCCTCGAGGGAAAATGTATGATCGTTACAACAGAGTAGTTGTTGACAACGAGAGTGTACCAGCAATTACATATACTGTTGACAAAACAACAAAGGCTGAAGACAAAATCGAAACTGCAAAAAAGCTTGCGGAGTATATTAATTACGAAACTGAATTTTTAGATGAAGAGCTAAAAGATCGAGATATAAAAGACTATTGGTTGGCGTCACATCCAGAAGAGGCTAAAAATCTGCTTTCAAAGAAAGAATTAGAATTAAAGCCTTCAGAAACGTATAAATTACAGGTTGATCGTGTGCCTGAAGTTGAAGTAGCAGCTATTAAGGGGAATAACAAAGAAAAAGAACTTGCCTATATTTACACACGTTTTTCCTCGGGTTATCAATATGAACCACAGGTTGTAAAATCCTTAAATTTAACGGATAAAGAAGTATCTCTAGTTGCAGAGCATTTAGAAGTACTCCCAGGTGTTGATGTAATCACTGATTGGGGAAGATCTTACCCGTATGAATCATTGCAAACGATCTTTGGTGGAATTAGTTCACCTGAACAAGGAATTCTTCAATCGCGTGAAGATTATTATACCGCAAGAGGCTATGCCCGAAACGAACGTGTAGGAACTTCCTATCTGGAATATCAATATGAAGATTACTTAAATCCGCAAAAAGCAAAGGTTGAGTATGTTTCAGATAAAAGTGGCAGCATTGTTTCTGAAGAAGTTGTTGATGAGGGACAAAGAGGGTATGACTTAAAGCTATCATTTGATATGGAGCTACAAATGAAGGTCGAAGAGATCGTAGAGGATGAATTACGAAAAGCAAGTTCAAGTCACTTTTTAATGGATCGAGCATTTGTTGTTATGATGGATCCTTATCAAGGTGATGTTTTAGCAATGGTTGGTAAGCAGCTTAATGATAAAAATCGAAGTGGAGAAATGCTTGACTTTGCTTATGGAGCTTTTGCTACCCAGTATGAAGCAGGTTCTACTGTTAAGGGAGCAACTGTTCTAGCTGGCTATCAGTTTGGAATGCCAATTGGTAAAACATATTATGATACTCCCCTTTATTTTAAAGGAAACCCAAAACCAATTGGCTCTTACAAGCCGTTAGGACTAATGTCTGATTTAAGTGCATTAAAACTTTCATCTAACGTATATATGTTTTATGTTGCGATGCTAATTGCAGATGTAACGTATGTAAAACATGGACCAATTGACGTATCAGCAGCGGATTTCCAAAGGCTTCGAAATTATTTTGCACAATTTGGCTTAGGAGTTCACACAGGCATCGATTTACCACAAGAGTCATCAGGTTTACAAAGTGTACCTGATACTGCAGGTAAGCTATTAAATATTGCGATCGGACAATTTGATACTTATACACCTCTTCAATTGGCACAATACGTTTCAGTTATTGCAAATGGAGGGTCTCGTGTTCAACCACGAATCGTTACAAGTATCCATGCACCTGTCGAAGAAGCTGAACTTGGACCAATTGTTGTTGATAAAGTTCCAAAAGTATTAAATAAAGTGAATAATACGAAAGAAGAAATTGAACGAGTTCAACAGGGATTTAAGCTTGTCGTTACATCAGGGACAGCTTCTAGATATATTGATTATGATGTAGCTGGTAAAACGGGTACATCACAAACTAATTATTATGGACCAAAACGTCAGTACTGGGGAAAAGAAACGAATAATTTAAACTTCGTTGGATATTATCCATCAGAAAATCCTCAGGTAGCATTTAGTGTAGTTGTTCCATGGGCAAGTAATGATAGTGATGCTGTAAACAAACATATTGCCAATCGGATCGTTAAAGCTTATATAGATCTTCAAAAGAAATACGTAACAACAACTGAAATAGACATGGAAGAAAGCACAAAAGAAGAGGATTAA
- a CDS encoding long-chain-fatty-acid--CoA ligase, whose amino-acid sequence MEDIKQWYSTYPDHIPNEVVIPPISVPEMLQQTVQFYGNHEAVSFYSIRLTYNEIAKMVFAFASSLQQSGVQKGDRVAIMLPNCPQYIVSYFGALTAGAIVTQINPMLVERELEYIVNDSDSETIVVLDALYPRIKAIQLRTNLKNIITVSLQPSEKNQPEDYTFDRFLAKQTGQVFPVECEPEHDIAVLQYTGGTTGRSKGAMLSHKNIVANAVQSYEFFKDEIVLGKEKCLTVIPLFHVFGMSSCMNLSILCGNSMIMLPRFDLEEVLQTIKREQPSLFPGVPTMYVAITNHPNAEDYGIDSIRICNSGSAPMPVELLNEFERKTGAKILEGYGLSEASPTTHCNPAFEIRKPGTVGLGMPSTAYKIVDVGTGTQEVPIGKLGELIIKGPQVMKGYWNMPEETAVTLRNGWLFTGDIARMDKDGYLSIVDRKKDLIIASGYNIYPRDIEEVLYEHPSVQEAVVIGVPDQYRGETVKAFIVLKAGKTATSDEIILYCRQHLAAFKVPKYIDFKEALPKTNVGKILRRALRDETVKKH is encoded by the coding sequence ATGGAAGATATAAAGCAATGGTATTCTACTTATCCGGATCATATACCAAACGAAGTGGTAATACCTCCAATTTCCGTTCCCGAAATGCTTCAGCAAACTGTTCAATTCTATGGAAATCATGAAGCTGTTTCATTTTATAGTATTCGTTTAACATATAACGAGATTGCAAAAATGGTGTTTGCGTTTGCATCCTCTTTACAGCAATCAGGTGTTCAAAAGGGAGATCGTGTAGCTATTATGCTCCCGAACTGTCCTCAATATATTGTTTCTTACTTTGGTGCACTAACAGCTGGTGCAATCGTTACACAAATTAACCCAATGCTAGTCGAAAGGGAACTAGAGTATATTGTAAATGACTCTGATTCTGAAACGATCGTTGTATTAGATGCCCTCTATCCAAGAATAAAGGCCATTCAATTAAGGACAAATTTAAAAAATATTATTACAGTTAGCCTTCAACCTTCAGAAAAAAATCAACCTGAGGATTATACATTTGATAGATTTTTAGCAAAACAAACTGGTCAAGTGTTTCCAGTTGAATGTGAACCAGAGCATGATATTGCTGTTCTCCAGTATACAGGCGGAACAACTGGTAGATCAAAGGGGGCAATGCTTTCACATAAAAATATTGTAGCAAATGCTGTTCAATCATATGAATTTTTTAAAGATGAAATCGTATTAGGGAAGGAAAAGTGTTTAACTGTCATTCCCTTATTCCATGTTTTTGGAATGTCTAGCTGTATGAATCTCTCAATTCTCTGTGGTAATTCTATGATTATGCTACCGAGGTTTGATTTGGAAGAAGTGCTTCAAACTATCAAACGTGAGCAGCCATCACTCTTTCCGGGTGTACCAACAATGTATGTAGCAATTACAAATCACCCTAATGCGGAAGATTATGGTATTGATTCAATTCGAATTTGTAATAGTGGAAGTGCACCAATGCCAGTTGAGCTTTTAAATGAATTTGAGCGGAAAACTGGAGCGAAAATCTTGGAAGGTTATGGTCTTTCAGAAGCATCACCGACAACACACTGCAACCCTGCATTCGAAATACGAAAACCAGGTACTGTTGGCTTGGGGATGCCAAGTACTGCCTATAAAATCGTTGATGTTGGAACAGGAACACAAGAAGTTCCTATAGGTAAGCTAGGTGAACTAATCATTAAAGGACCACAAGTGATGAAAGGCTATTGGAATATGCCCGAGGAAACTGCTGTCACTCTCCGTAATGGTTGGTTATTTACAGGTGATATCGCAAGAATGGATAAAGATGGCTACTTATCGATTGTAGACCGAAAAAAAGATCTGATTATTGCCAGTGGTTATAATATTTATCCTCGAGATATTGAAGAAGTTCTTTATGAGCATCCGAGCGTACAGGAAGCAGTTGTTATTGGGGTGCCAGATCAATATCGTGGTGAGACAGTCAAGGCATTTATCGTATTAAAAGCAGGAAAAACAGCAACAAGTGATGAAATTATTCTTTACTGTCGCCAGCATTTAGCGGCCTTTAAGGTTCCGAAATACATTGATTTTAAAGAAGCACTTCCGAAAACAAATGTTGGTAAGATTTTGCGTAGAGCGTTAAGAGATGAAACGGTTAAAAAGCATTAG
- a CDS encoding PAS domain S-box protein — MDRKATNVDTVIQDVEVYAVVSSNGRFQYISSNSIEQMGYPNDDLVGKYMKDFIHNEDLFLIESYFFNEHHLNSCTFRFLHEDGRYIWFEATVDFIRSNVSKHGQEIVLKMRALKTNLVITHSNDRIESNSDHTIGNVDGDLLLEDLPSPLYLSIFGEICYVNKAFKDLLGASSKDQLIGKHTADFIDKSYHDIVKNRIQRLHNGEKIGIIEQMWRRLDGTEISVEVTANLTTFKNQKAELIVLTDISSRRNFQKILQKSRERYQRLIDNSIDTIAVIHQDKWVFVNESGVKLFEAGDYPEMLGKNIFEHLHPNDHKQMKESLESILTGKSEVNVTNQSWTILEDKTIYTEMVCIPTTYFGEQAVQVILRDISDRKKTEELMLRSEKLSIAGQLAAGIAHEIRNPLTAIKGFLQIMHPELKNHNQYFHIIFSELNRIEMILSELLMLAKPQETKFKQANLVTLLQDVSMLLETQANLNSVSIEQKHDNSNIMINCDQNQLKQVFINLFKNAIDAMPKGGKVTVHTKRYDKNVSIIVKDEGEGIPSELIERIGEPFLTTKEKGNGLGLMITYKIIEDHNGTIFVESKLGEGSTFTVEIPCG; from the coding sequence ATGGATCGTAAAGCAACAAATGTAGATACAGTAATACAGGATGTAGAAGTATATGCTGTAGTTTCATCAAACGGACGCTTCCAATATATTTCTTCAAATTCGATTGAACAAATGGGTTATCCAAATGATGATTTAGTCGGAAAATATATGAAAGATTTTATACATAATGAAGATTTGTTTTTAATTGAGAGTTATTTTTTTAATGAGCATCATTTGAACTCCTGTACATTTCGCTTTTTACATGAAGACGGAAGGTATATATGGTTTGAGGCAACTGTGGATTTTATTCGAAGTAATGTCTCTAAGCATGGGCAAGAAATTGTTCTTAAAATGAGAGCATTGAAAACTAATTTGGTTATTACTCATTCAAATGATCGTATTGAAAGTAATAGTGATCATACAATTGGTAATGTGGATGGTGATCTTTTACTAGAGGATTTACCTAGTCCATTGTATTTGTCTATTTTTGGTGAAATTTGCTATGTAAATAAGGCGTTTAAGGATCTACTTGGTGCAAGTTCTAAGGATCAACTAATTGGTAAGCATACAGCTGACTTTATTGATAAAAGTTACCATGATATTGTTAAAAATCGAATTCAAAGGTTACATAATGGCGAAAAAATAGGCATTATTGAACAAATGTGGAGAAGACTTGATGGTACGGAAATTAGTGTAGAAGTAACAGCTAATCTAACAACCTTCAAAAATCAAAAAGCAGAATTAATCGTATTAACTGATATTTCTTCAAGGAGAAACTTTCAAAAAATCCTCCAGAAAAGTAGGGAACGATACCAACGATTAATCGACAATTCGATCGATACAATTGCGGTAATTCATCAAGATAAATGGGTGTTTGTGAATGAATCAGGTGTAAAGCTCTTCGAAGCTGGAGATTATCCAGAAATGCTTGGGAAAAATATTTTTGAACATTTACATCCAAATGATCATAAGCAAATGAAGGAATCATTAGAAAGTATTTTAACGGGAAAATCAGAGGTTAATGTAACAAATCAATCTTGGACAATTCTTGAGGATAAAACAATTTATACAGAAATGGTGTGTATTCCAACAACCTATTTCGGTGAACAAGCTGTTCAAGTCATTTTACGAGATATTTCAGATCGTAAAAAAACTGAAGAATTAATGCTTCGCTCTGAGAAACTTTCCATTGCTGGGCAGCTAGCAGCTGGAATTGCTCACGAAATCAGGAATCCTTTAACTGCAATTAAAGGATTTTTACAAATTATGCATCCTGAGTTGAAAAATCATAATCAATATTTTCATATTATATTTTCAGAATTAAATCGAATTGAGATGATTTTGAGTGAGCTGCTTATGCTTGCAAAGCCACAGGAAACGAAATTTAAGCAAGCTAATCTAGTAACATTACTGCAGGATGTTTCGATGCTTTTGGAAACACAGGCTAATTTGAATAGTGTTTCAATTGAACAAAAACATGATAATTCAAATATAATGATAAATTGTGATCAAAATCAACTTAAGCAAGTATTTATCAATTTATTTAAAAATGCCATTGATGCGATGCCTAAGGGTGGAAAGGTTACAGTTCACACAAAACGATATGACAAAAATGTCAGCATTATTGTCAAAGATGAAGGAGAAGGAATACCTTCTGAACTAATTGAACGTATAGGTGAGCCTTTTTTGACAACAAAAGAAAAAGGAAATGGTTTAGGGTTAATGATCACATACAAAATCATTGAGGATCATAATGGGACCATTTTTGTCGAAAGTAAACTAGGGGAAGGTAGTACGTTTACGGTTGAAATTCCATGTGGATGA